CCAATAATGGCGATTATTCTGGTCGTTGACGACGAAGTCGGCATTCGCGAACTGTTGTCGGAAATCCTGATCGACGAGGGCTACGATGTCCGCCTCGCCGAAAATGCCGCGGCGGCCCGCCGGGTGCGCGGCGAGTTGCGCCCCGATCTGGTCCTGCTCGACATCTGGATGCCCGACACCGACGGCATCTCGCTGTTGAAGGAGTGGCATGCCGGTGGCCAGCTCAACATGCCGGTGGTGATGATGTCGGGCCATGGCACGATCGATACGGCGGTCGAGGCGACGCGTTTCGGTGCCTTCGATTTCCTGGAAAAGCCGATTGCGCTGCAGAAGCTGCTATCCACGGTGCAGAAGGCGCTCAAGCACGATGCGCCGCCGCAACGCCCGCCACTGACCCTGGAAGCCTTCGGGCGCTCGGCCTTCATCAAGGAATTCAAGCGCCGGCTCGAACAGGCTGCCGCCAAGTCGCCGCTGCTGTTGCTCAAGGGCGCAACCGGCGGCATGGCGGAAATCTGCGCGCGCACCTTGCAGACGCCGCGCGCCCCGTGGCTGGACCTGTCCGGCATCAGCAGCGCCCTGACCCAGGAAATGCTGGAAAAGGTCAGTGGCGGCCTGCTCTTCGTGCCGGATCTGTCGGCGCTGGGCAAGATGCAGCAAATGAACCTGTCCTATGCGGTCGACCGTCTGGAAAAGCTCAATTTGCAGCTGGTTGCCGCCACCGCCCGGCCGCTCGCCGCGCTGGGCGAAGCGGGCTGGGACGGCAAGCTGCTCACGCGGCTCGGCGAAGTCTTTGTTGCCATGCCTTCGC
The DNA window shown above is from Quatrionicoccus australiensis and carries:
- a CDS encoding sigma-54-dependent transcriptional regulator, whose protein sequence is MAIILVVDDEVGIRELLSEILIDEGYDVRLAENAAAARRVRGELRPDLVLLDIWMPDTDGISLLKEWHAGGQLNMPVVMMSGHGTIDTAVEATRFGAFDFLEKPIALQKLLSTVQKALKHDAPPQRPPLTLEAFGRSAFIKEFKRRLEQAAAKSPLLLLKGATGGMAEICARTLQTPRAPWLDLSGISSALTQEMLEKVSGGLLFVPDLSALGKMQQMNLSYAVDRLEKLNLQLVAATARPLAALGEAGWDGKLLTRLGEVFVAMPSLAGHADELPEIASLLLSNFVERGEVPPRRFSTGALNALRTLPWKSLPDASWTDLYVLVRNLALTALDEDISAEDVIRVTPEKEGNSQELISLQPLLEQPLREARDAFEKLYFEHHLRLEGGNMTKLAERSGLERTHLYRKLKQLDVKLGKRSEE